From the Mesotoga infera genome, the window GACCTCAATTGCCGATTTCAGTGTCGACCAGAGGGCCGTCAGTTTCAGCGAGAGTTTGAAACCGGAATCTCTTAGCACAATTTCGTAGTTTTTCAGACCGGAAAAGACAGGTTCCGTCTGAAAGATGCCAAATTCCGTCAATGAGACATACACAGCCCAAAGCGTGGGAGCGATAGTCGCGATTGCGAGAATGAAGGTAATAGACAAACCCATAGACCACTTCCTTCTCACTATAAGAGGAAGCAGTCCAAGGGTAAAGAAGATCGGTATCACGACCGACATACTAACTACCGGACAGAGTCAATGTAGGATTGTGCACCAGTTAAGGCCTGATCGACGGTCATAGCTCCACTGAATATTGCCTGTAAAGCGGGTTCCAGAGCCTCAAACAACAGTGTCTGATATCCTGGAATATTTGGCATGAATTCTCCTTTATTAATGATTTCTCCAAGCTCTGGAAGCCAGCCTGACCCAAAAAGCGGGTACTTGTCGCATTGTATGAAGAACTCTTCGCTCTGCTCCCCAAGGTAGGCTATGAAGCTCATGCACTGTTCATAAGTATCGCTGTTGAAGAGAGCAAAACCTTTTGAATCGACAACTACTCTTACCTCTATCCCCTGTAGATTGGGAAAGGGGAGCATCGTGAATCTAGGGCCCTTCTCTCTGAACTTCTCCGCCATATAACTGCCTTGAAGCATCACGCCAATCTTTCCCTGTCTGAAAAGCCCATTCATGGCCGCCCTTTCAAGTCTGGAGATCACACCTGAATCGAAATAGCTCTTCACGATCGATACAGTCTCCTTGCTCTCGGGACTTCCGATCTTGAGTGCAGCCCTCTCCTCTCCGCTCAGAAGTGCCGAGACATAGGGAAACATTATGTAGGGTGACGTGAAATCGAATGCGATAGGATAGTCGACTATCCCTGTGAGC encodes:
- a CDS encoding extracellular solute-binding protein, which translates into the protein MKKTATFLFVILLCSFTFGITFWVSWEGEDFYRAAASRFSEKTGIPVEIVYFPKIEEKLNVSLKTGDLPDAVMIKDTYVGDVAASKRNLPIPESALRDYPERYLSAFTWNGEVSAVPYYADSQVAFINLDAFEEAGLNLEDDFDFVQFEIIKEKLTGIVDYPIAFDFTSPYIMFPYVSALLSGEERAALKIGSPESKETVSIVKSYFDSGVISRLERAAMNGLFRQGKIGVMLQGSYMAEKFREKGPRFTMLPFPNLQGIEVRVVVDSKGFALFNSDTYEQCMSFIAYLGEQSEEFFIQCDKYPLFGSGWLPELGEIINKGEFMPNIPGYQTLLFEALEPALQAIFSGAMTVDQALTGAQSYIDSVR